The Coffea arabica cultivar ET-39 chromosome 9e, Coffea Arabica ET-39 HiFi, whole genome shotgun sequence genome has a window encoding:
- the LOC140014602 gene encoding uncharacterized protein, with amino-acid sequence MAPYETFYGRKCRSPIHWDKIGEKKILDPTTLPWIEEAFEKVKLIRQKIRTVQSRQKSYVDNWRKDLEFEIGDKVFLKITPLKASLMAGKGKKLQLKFVGPYKVIQRIGNMAYKLELSLSLSRIHDVLHVSMLKKHYPDPFHVLRSEEVEIDENLSYE; translated from the coding sequence ATGGCTCCTTACGAAACCTTTTATGGTCGAAAgtgtcgatctccgattcattgggaCAAAATTGGAGAAAAGAAGATTTTGGACCCAACTACCCTAccttggattgaggaagcttttgaaaaggtgaaattgatACGTCAGAAGATCCGAACGGTTCAAAGCCGTCAAAAGAGTTATGTGGATAATtggaggaaagatttggagtttgagatTGGAGATAAAGTATTCCTTAAAATTACACCTTTGAAAGCAAGCCTAATggcgggaaaaggaaaaaagttacAACTGAAATTTGTGGGGCCCTATAAAGTTATCCAGCGCATCGGGAACATGGCTTACAAGTTGGAATTATCTTTGAGTTTATCCAGGATTCATGATGTCTTGCATGTCTCCATGCTTAAGAAACATTATCCCGACCCGTTCCATGTGTTACGATCGGAAGAAGTAGAAATTGATGAGAATTTGTCATATGAGTAA